The window TATCTAGACCCGAAAGACGACGAAACCCTTTATTTGGTAACCAAGGATAACGGTTTGTTTTTTTCTTACAACAACGCCGATTATTGGCAGACGCCCCGCCGTCAACCAACAGAAATGAAATCAATCCAAGACTTGGCCATTGACCCAAAGGATAATTGCAATATTTACGTTAGTGCTGCTAATAAAATATTTAAAACAGAAAACTGCGCCCGTGAATGGAAACAAATTTATTATGGCAGTAAAACCACTGATATTGTCAATGCTTTGGTTGTTGATTGGTATAATTCAAATATTATCTACGCCGGTACTAAAGACGGCGATTTGATGCAAAGTAACGACGCGGGGTTGAGTTGGGCGACTATCAAAAGAGCTTCCACGCCTATTACTAAAATCGTTATTGATCCGTATGATAGCCGTATTATTTATTTTGCCACGACTAACAATGGCTTATTCAAGACTTCTGATCAGGGAAAAAATTGGACGCAAATCAAAGATCAGTTTAAGTCTTACAAAGATTCTTTAGAATATCGCGATTTTGTTATTGATCAGTCAAAACGTAATTCATTTTTCTGGGCGGCAAAATACGGTATTCTCAAAACTTCCGACGGTGGTGCGACATGGGAAGCACTAAAACTAATCGAAGCTCCTGGCAAAGAAAATATATTGGCGGTGATTATTGACCGAGAAAACAGTGACGGTATCTACTACACAACCTCCTCAGCTTTTGTAAAAAGTT of the Patescibacteria group bacterium genome contains:
- a CDS encoding YCF48-related protein produces the protein MTKKFLLVLSIFLAIFVLAGCEVSIKKGATTDGGVYKTTDKGEKWTAKNLIPSISGTPGSISGINVKKIYLDPKDDETLYLVTKDNGLFFSYNNADYWQTPRRQPTEMKSIQDLAIDPKDNCNIYVSAANKIFKTENCAREWKQIYYGSKTTDIVNALVVDWYNSNIIYAGTKDGDLMQSNDAGLSWATIKRASTPITKIVIDPYDSRIIYFATTNNGLFKTSDQGKNWTQIKDQFKSYKDSLEYRDFVIDQSKRNSFFWAAKYGILKTSDGGATWEALKLIEAPGKENILAVIIDRENSDGIYYTTSSAFVKSLDGGKSWIAKKLPSTRAGSALAISSKDPKVIYLGVTILEK